One part of the Lycium ferocissimum isolate CSIRO_LF1 chromosome 8, AGI_CSIRO_Lferr_CH_V1, whole genome shotgun sequence genome encodes these proteins:
- the LOC132067274 gene encoding U-box domain-containing protein 45-like, with the protein MMENTEIEENLLSIGEPKLHGAMCKSLSAIYARVLGIFPELEAARPRSTSGIQALCALHIALEKTKNVLQHCAECSKLYLAITGDSIILKFERARSALEDSLKRVEDIVPQSIGSQISEVLNELQGIEFSIDPLEKQVGDEIITLLQQGRKFNGNDNNELESFHQAATRLGITSSRAALRERRALKKLVERARAEEDKRKESIVAFLLTLIRKYSKLFRSELSDDNDSQGSTPCSPTVQGSFEYGIGAVSNNIHAFDRQLSKLSSFNFKPNFRRSDQMPVPPEELRCPISLQLMYNPVIIASGQTYERICIEKWFSDGHNSCPKSQQELPHLGLTPNYCVKGLVASWCEQNGVPIPDGPPESLDLNYWRLALSESESTNSKSTGSIVSCKFKGVKVVPLEDSGIIEEAEGNEVDECVQEDEELQVNAFERYEDFLAVLNKGEDFRKKCTVVEQIRHLLKDDEEIRIYMGANGFIEALLGFLECAIQTRNEIAQEIGTMALFNLGVNNNRNKELMLAAGVLPLLERMVATSSAISAATALYLNLSCLEEAKPVIGSGEAIPFLVGVLQRETDAQCKLDGLHALFNLSSNPTNTPHLLSAGILDCLKTLMSYTDDHMTEKCIAVLINLSLSKSARDEIMSSPGLISSLATVLDIGEPLEQEQAAACMLILCNGNEKCSQMVLQEGVIPSLVSISVNGTMRGKQKAQKLLMLFREQRQREPSTVQTQTPVEKTETLCMPTEDSKPLCKSTSRKKLGKAWSFLWKNKSFSVYQC; encoded by the exons ATGATGGAGAATACTGAGATTGAGGAAAACTTGTTATCTATTGGTGAGCCTAAG TTACATGGAGCAATGTGCAAGAGTTTATCGGCTATATACGCAAGAGTGCTGGGAATATTTCCTGAATTAGAAGCTGCACGACCAAGAAGCACATCTGGTATTCAAGCATTATGTGCTTTGCACATAGCCCTTGAGAAAACAAAGAATGTTCTTCAGCATTGCGCCGAATGCAGTAAACTTTACCTG GCTATAACAGGGGACTCTATAATTCTGAAGTTCGAGAGAGCAAGATCTGCTCTTGAAGACAGTCTAAAGCGTGTTGAAGATATAGTACCACAAAGTATTGGCTCTCAG atATCTGAAGTTCTAAATGAACTTCAGGGAATTGAGTTCTCGATTGATCCGTTGGAGAAGCAAGTTGGTGATGAGATAATTACATTGCTTCAGCAGGGGAGAAAATTCAATGGCAACGACAACAATGAACTCGAGTCTTTTCACCAAGCTGCTACCAGACTTGGTATAACTTCTTCAAGAGCTGCTCTTAGAGAAAGAAGGGCTCTGAAAAAGCTCGTTGAACGAGCCAGGGCAGAAGAGGATAAAAGGAAAGAGTCAATTGTTGCTTTTCTTTTGACTCTCATTAGAAAATACTCAAAGTTGTTTAGATCTGAATTATCAGATGACAATGATTCACAGGGTTCAACACCTTGTTCACCCACAGTTCAAGGATCCTTCGAGTATGGTATTGGAGCTGTaagcaataatattcatgcttttgaCCGGCAACTCTCGAAGCTtagttcttttaattttaaaccTAACTTTAGGAGGTCAGACCAGATGCCTGTTCCTCCTGAAGAGTTAAGGTGTCCAATATCGTTACAGTTAATGTATAACCCTGTGATAATCGCTTCTGGGCAAACATATGAAAGGATTTGCATTGAGAAGTGGTTTAGTGATGGGCATAATTCGTGCCCAAAGAGTCAGCAGGAGCTCCCTCACCTTGGTTTAACTCCTAATTATTGTGTGAAGGGTTTAGTTGCTAGTTGGTGCGAACAAAACGGGGTTCCTATTCCAGATGGCCCACCTGAATCCCTTGATCTCAACTACTGGAGACTGGCTTTATCTGAAAGTGAGTCCACGAATTCCAAATCTACAGGAAGTATTGTTTCTTGCAAGTTTAAAGGTGTCAAGGTGGTTCCTTTGGAAGATAGTGGTATCATTGAGGAGGCCGAAGGAAATGAAGTAGATGAATGTGTGCAAGAAGATGAGGAGCTTCAAGTCAATGCTTTTGAAAGATATGAGGACTTTTTAGCTGTCTTAAACAAAGGGGAAGATTTCAGGAAAAAGTGCACAGTGGTAGAACAGATAAGGCATCTGCTAAAGGATGATGAAGAAATCAGGATTTATATGGGAGCAAATGGCTTTATTGAAGCACTACTAGGGTTTTTGGAGTGTGCTATACAAACCAGGAATGAGATTGCTCAAGAAATCGGAACCATGGCCCTCTTCAACCTTGGTGTCAATAATAACAG GAACAAGGAGTTGATGCTGGCGGCGGGTGTGCTTCCTTTGCTGGAAAGAATGGTTGCCACTTCTAGTGCCATCAGTGCAGCTACTGCCCTTTACCTGAATCTTTCCTGCCTCGAGGAAGCCAAGCCTGTTATTGGTTCTGGTGAAGCCATTCCATTCTTGGTCGGAGTCCTCCAGCGTGAGACCGATGCTCAATGTAAGCTGGATGGCCTCCATGCACTTTTTAATCTGTCCAGTAATCCAACAAATACACCCCACCTCCTCTCAGCTGGCATTCTCGATTGCCTGAAAACCCTTATGTCGTATACGGATGACCATATGACAGAAAAATGCATAGCGGTCCTTATAAACCTATCTTTAAGTAAATCTGCAAGGGACGAAATAATGTCGTCTCCTGGTCTTATAAGTAGCCTTGCAACCGTTTTGGACATTGGAGAGCCTTTAGAACAGGAGCAAGCTGCTGCTTGCATGTTGATATTATGCAATGGAAACGAGAAATGCAGCCAAATGGTACTTCAAGAAGGAGTGATACCTTCGTTGGTGTCGATATCAGTAAATGGGACTATGAGAGGAAAGCAGAAAGCTCAGAAGCTTTTGATGTTGTTTCGCGAGCAGAGACAGAGAGAACCGTCAACAGTTCAAACTCAGACACCGGTTGAAAAGACGGAGACGTTGTGCATGCCTACTGAAGATTCAAAGCCATTGTGCAAGTCAACCTCCCGGAAAAAATTGGGGAAGGCGTGGAGTTTCTTGTGGAAAAACAAGAGTTTTTCTGTGTACCAGTGTTAA
- the LOC132067273 gene encoding AAA-ATPase At3g50940-like: MFSLSKMPSTRSVLSAYTTLTASTVFVRTLVSEVQNMTNQLIPKNLQDKILSKVGIFMGNFSSQTTLIIEEKNGFTPNELFEASKLYLGTIVSPSVQRVKISKAEKEKKFSVNISKDEKIIDTFEGVELIWELKIVENQKTNCDNGYLTLEKADQIWYELSFLKDYKEMVLNTYLPFVLERSNAIKEENKVIKLSPLGSYCGESVNLDHPSTFDTIAMDPEIKKTLMDDLERFVRRRDYYRRVGKAWKRGYLLYGPPGTGKSSLIAAMANHLKFDIYDMELSSMRCNSDFRRMLVSTKNRSIIVIEDVDCTIELENRDDGSHNYNNSESQVTLSGLLNFIDGLWSSCGDERIIVFTTNFKEKLDPALIRPGRMDMHVHMSYCTPSGFKILASNYLGLKNHCKFGEIEELITELNVTPAEIAEELMKSDEAEIALDGLIKFLHKKKDGCKEKIVVENEVVDEKGDEMKEEIEIKDLRRRKGNSRRGGRTRRKIF; encoded by the exons ATGTTTTCTCTTTCAAAAATGCCTTCAACAAGATCAGTGCTATCAGCATATACAACTTTAACTGCTTCAACAGTTTTTGTTAGAACTTTAGTCTCTGAAGTTCAAAACATGACAAACCAACTTATACCCAAAAATCTCCAAGACAAAATATTGTCAAAAGTTGGAATCTTTATGGGAAATTTCTCTTCCCAAACTACCCTCATCATTGAGGAAAAAAATGGTTTCACTCCAAATGAACTCTTTGAAGCTTCTAAATTATACTTAGGTACCATAGTGTCACCTTCAGTTCAAAGAGTCAAAATTTCCAAggcagaaaaagaaaagaaattttcaGTCAACATTAGTAAAGATGAGAAAATCATTGATACATTTGAAGGAGTAGAACTCATTTGGGAGCTGAAAATTGTGGAAAATCAGAAGACAAATTGTGATAATGGATACCTTACTTTAGAAAAAGCGGACCAGATATGGTATGAACTCAGTTTCCTTAAGGATTACAAAGAAATGGTGTTGAACACTTATTTGCCATTTGTTCTTGAAAGATCAAACGCCATAAAAGAGGAAAACAAGGTGATAAAACTGTCACCACTTGGGAGTTACTGTGGAGAAAGTGTGAATCTTGATCATCCATCAACTTTTGATACAATAGCAATGGATcctgaaatcaagaaaacactAATGGATGATTTAGAAAGATTTGTTAGGAGAAGAGATTATTATAGAAGAGTTGGCAAGGCATGGAAAAGGGGATATTTGTTGTATGGACCACCAGGAACAGGAAAATCTAGCTTGATTGCAGCTATGGCTAATCATTTGAAATTTGACATATATGATATGGAACTTTCTAGCATGCGTTGTAACTCTGATTTCAGAAGAATGTTAGTCTCTACAAAGAACAGATCAATTATTGTTATTGAAGACGTTGATTGTACCATTGAGCTAGAGAACAGAGACGATGGATCACACAATTACAACAATAGTGAAAGTCAG GTTACACTTTCCGGGTTGCTAAACTTCATAGACGGGCTATGGTCAagttgtggagatgaaagaATAATTGTGTTCACTACCAACTTTAAAGAAAAACTAGACCCTGCATTAATAAGGCCAGGAAGAATGGACATGCACGTTCACATGTCCTATTGCACTCCTAGCGGATTCAAGATCCTTGCTTCCAACTACCTTGGCCTTAAAAATCACTGCAAATTTGGTGAAATAGAAGAGCTTATAACTGAACTGAATGTGACCCCGGCAGAGATTGCTGAAGAGCTGATGAAAAGCGACGAAGCGGAAATTGCACTTGATGGACTAATTAAGTTCCTCcacaagaagaaagatggttgcAAAGAGAAAATTGTTgtagaaaatgaagttgttgatGAGAAAGGTGATGAAATGAAGGAAGAAATAGAGATTAAAGATCTGAGGAGACGTAAGGGGAATTCAAGGAGGGGAGGAAGAACCAGGCGTAAAATTTTCTGA